From the genome of Cuculus canorus isolate bCucCan1 chromosome 4, bCucCan1.pri, whole genome shotgun sequence:
gagatGTTCCTTCTGTTAAACATACCAGCAAATCTGtgagaaaagagcaaataatgAGAAAAGACCAAGTGCTGAGGGCTCTAGAAATCTAGCATCTGGCAGCGAGGAGACTTTCAGGTCCTACTGCATAAGCCCCTATGGCACCTCCAGAAGCAGTGGTGTGGAAGGTGGAGGGTGCATATTAAATGTAGACCCTGCCATCTAGGGAACAGGGGACATAGCCAATGAGGGCTGAGCACTGTAATGCTCAAGACACTTGTTTATTTACTAGCCTGATCCAGTTGCTGTTGGTATCAGTGCGAGCTTTTACACTGTGTCTGCTTCATTGTGTATTCGGACATGCAGAGACTAAGACATGGCTTTACACAAAAGCTAAAACATTTCACATGACTTCTAGGTGCATATAGTACAATTGAGCGAGCGAGAAGGCCTTCCAATATTGGGCTAGTTGACTGCTTTAATGCCAGCCACAACAGCTAGCTGAAAGGTGTGCTATAATGCGCTAAAGGCAGAAGAGTCCTTATCATGGAATTGAGTGCATTTTTTACTTAAGCACATTGTAGTTAGAAGCAATGTCTATTATAAATTGGCTAAAATGTACTTAAATTTAATCCTTCATCAAGTCTAATCCTACCTGCACAGGGCAGACACCCTGTCCTCTCCCTCCCTGATGTAAAGCATTAAAAGTGCATCCTGGAGCAGTGAGTGCAGAATCTGTTTCATATATGCTTGTCTTGGATGGTGTAGCATAGTAATTCATCTCTACCTTGCTACCTCTTATATGCACATTAAGAAGAGATTTACTCTGATTGTGTACCAGCATGTTGTTCAGGTGGTGCTTTAAGGATGGCAGCCTAGCCTACAAATGGAAAGTGCGGCAAAAGGCAGTAGGATTGGGGCACATGCCAAAGAGTTTGGAATAATGGCTTTCTGTGTTATCAGAAATCGGGGATATGTCATTTTCCTTTATGTGCattggaaggaaggaaggaccaTGACGAGATGTATGAGAGTTATGTCAGCCTGTGCTTATAATGAAAGTGTTCTGGATTTTGGAATGGCAGTAGCACAAAATTGTTCCTTACGGAAACATAAGGCCATATGAGTGATCTTCTGGAGGTATTGCTGTAGTTGTTGAGACAGTTTGCTTTAGAGATGCTTTTAAACTTTCAGAGAAGGAATTCAGCTAGCTTGGAGATTTAATAGTCATAAATAAAGATGGCTTTATTTTAGCTCTGGGAAGGTTTGATGAGTTCCTTAGCAGCAGGCTGTCAAGTAACAGAATATTAAATAGCATCACTTTTTGGATTCATTTTAGATGCTGGTGTTCTGGGGCAATGATGGAACTGTGGGTTTTTCCCCGTGTTTTGAACATTGACTGCTCAGGTGGATGGTAGGATGGTGCACTTTTAGGACCAGGAATTGACCGTTACCAGTAGCTTTCAGGAGGAAAATATGCTAGCACAGTCTTACAAAGAATGGCATATTCTCCAGTTTTCTTTCGCACAGAAAGTTTTAAACTAATAGATTCAGATTTCACTGATTTCCTTCATTGTGGTTTTAAATCTCAGAACAGGGCAGAATCTACACCGAGCACAGGAGCTTCTAAATGTTGTatgatttattgtttttttcaaatttatgaACAGCTTTCAATCTGCTGTattattgctgctgcttttgtctaTGAGGTACTGTTAACATAAACTTGTGCAGATCTTagcaggaagaggcagaggtTACACTCCACGTGGCtccagtgttttgtttctgaggaCTTCAAGGGCCCTTGGGCTGGCAGCTCTTCAGTGGCGTACTACCGATTTCTGCTTTGTCCTCCTCTGGGTCACTGTCTGTGGGAGACAGGCAATGCAATGGTTTGGATCGTGTTGTCACTATACAAATAATTCTTAGCTCTGCCTCTTTTTCAATCAATTGGGATAGCCCTCTCTGTCAactttcctaatgtctagctGAAATCGAGGCCTGGATGAAAACTAGTGGGTCTTGATTCAGGTAAGATGAAATAGTGCTTTTTTGGTTGGGAGAAGACAGTTGAAGCAGGTCTGTCCATTGAGGAAGTTTCTAAAGTTATGGGGGAGCTTCAGCTGCTCCTAAATATCCTGAGGTTAGTGGCTGAAATCAtggatattttcatttctctctgggTTTGGAGGATAATACTTTTGGTCATGGATGCACTCTGTGCTGGATGTATCCATGCATTTTTCATCTCTGGCTTGGAATAGTGTGATGCTTTTTGCCTCAAGTGCCTCTCTAGGTCCACTTGCAGACTGCCACTTGTGCAATGCACAAGTTGCCTGTTTCCAGGTGACATCTTGCTGATATAATCTGCGTACATGCATGTTAAAAACCCATGTCTTGGATCATTCCCATCTTAGATTTTGCCTTGTTCATGCTTTATCCTAGCGGGAAATTACCTGGGACATTAAAGTTGTCAGTCCCTGTGTTTGAGAATTGTCTTGGGTGTGTGGTGAAGGTTTTGATTTCTGATTCGGGCTGCTCACACAGCTAAGCCTGAATGTGTCACCATCATGACTTTCCATAATAGTCAGTTGTTCATTCAGGCATCTAACAGAATGGATTGTGCATGAGGACCTCTGACTGCGGGGACTGGTGGAAGTTATGTTTGCTTGTTGTCATTAATAAAGTTAGAGAACCTAGGTGGTGTGTAATTCTACATATGTGCTCCACTGCCAATGGCAGGCATACTTACTAAACAGAATAACTAGTAtactctttctcctttctggcAGTCTGTGGGTTACGGCAAAATGGATCAGTCAAGTCAATTGCAAAATCATCATCATTGCGAATAGTTGGTGGATTGTCTACTGCCGAGACCGGGGACTGGCCATGGCAAGCTAGTCTGCAGTACAATAATATCCATCGCTGTGGTGCAACACTCATCAGCAATACGTGGCTCGTATCTGCAGCTCACTGCTTCAGAGAGTAAGTTCTCAGAGAGAATCTGCAGCAGACTGGGCCCCATGTGTATCAAATTGTGTGGCTTTCTGGATTTGCACCATGATCCTGACTCTTTCCAGGGGAACAATTTTCTGCCTTGCAGGACAAAAGTCGAGGTTAAGCACACCCATCACTTGAATGTTTCAACGAGAAATGAAAGACTTACTATTTGGAGCCAAAACGGCAGTTTTATGAGTGGAAATCAATAGACATTTGGCACATTGagcaaagaaatgcagaaaattaatgtgACTGAGATGCCAGAGTAGTTTGCTGTTGCACTAAACGTTTCTAAAGGTGCTTCTTGTTACAACTAGGTCActcctgctgcaggctgctACCAGACGTTATCATCCTATATTCCTGCCCCTTCATTCAGCCCAGCACTTTTTTGTTTCAAGCACAGCAACTGTGAAGCTGCAGGGCATGAAAGATGGAGTAGCTGATTGAACAGTTTATTAATATGCAAAAAGAGTAGCTGAGATGAAGAGTTTTCTGATAGAAGAGCTTTTTGATTTGATTACACTCTGCACCTACAAAATGGGTAGATAAGGGAcaaggagcaggagaggagtATGAGACCGTGGTTGAGGAGGGAGTGCAGGATCACTGTCTTCTAGCAGTAGCCTGCATTTAATAGCCATGGCACACAGAGTTATGGAAAGTGATGGATACCTTAAGAATCTTGTGGGGATCTGGCTTAAAGGTGCTCACCAAGTTCCAAGTCCTGAACAGCTATATTTACAGCTAAATACTTAAAGCACTCTTACGTTTTTCAGCTTGGGTCACCCTCAGAAGTGGACTGCTACTTTTGGAGCTCTTTTGAAGCCACCAAGCTTGAAACGACCAGTTAGGACTATTATAATCCATGAAAAGTACCGCTACCCAGAACATGATTATGACATTGCACTTGTGCAGCTCTCTAAACGAGTTGAATTTACAAGTAACATACACCGTGTTTGTCTGCCTGAGCCAACTCAGACTTTTCCATACAACATTTATGCTGTCATCACAGGCTGGGGAGCGCTTACCAATGACGGTGAGTCTTTAATCTACCATGTGACCTGTATGTTAAATAGTGGATCTGATCTACTGCTGAATTGATATGACTTCTTTAGTCATATATTGTATGGCAGCAAGCCTAATGCTTTGACTGTAAGCAATAGGTTTGTTTAATCATAAGCAGCAGTTTCTTGTCCTAAAATCAGACTGGACGAAGACAGAGCTACAATTCactgaaggagaagcaggaaaaagtcTGTTccacttttccagccttttcatttcatattctAAACTCTTAAGACTTATAGTCCAGCCATGCATATGTTTATAGAGCACCTAAGAAAAAACATTCTCCCAGCCCTAGCCAGAAGCTACAGATAACTCCGTAGGCTTTCAGGTAAATTGCAAAGCAAGCTGGAGATGGTGACTTACCCAGGCTCGCATTCTTATCAGGCAATGCTAAAAGTAAATTTAGCAATGGAACGAAGATGTCTTCATTTTGGACCATCTGCCCCAATTACTGGGTGATTCGTGTTCCATGGTATTGCATGGAACACATATAAAACATGTGGCTTTACACTTAAGGCACTATGTACTCTGCAATTATGACTTCTCACGTAATGGTAAGTGAGACTATGAGCATGTACATTTTCCTTAAGGGACTGACCTGGAAAGATCAATAAGCAAAACCTCCACATTAAACCAAGTCAAGCTGGTCCACCATAAGTGAACGTTAAATGCTTTTCCTGCAAAGTAATTCACTGATAAATACCCAAACTATATTTTCCTTCAGGTCCAACTCCAAACGCTCTTCAAGAAGCAACAGTGAAACTTATTGACTCAAACACTTGCAACAGAAAAGAAGTGTATGATGGGGACATAACACCAAGGATGTTGTGTGCTGGATACTTGGAAGGAGGAGTAGATGCTTGTCAGGTAACTGTAGCTGAAAACTAGagaggaaaattatttaatgctgATTTCAGTATCTGGTTGACCAAACCTTAACTGACAGTGTACTAATCCTTTAAACAGGCTCCATTCAAACAGGAATTAAGTTGTAAAATGAAATAGCACTTAGTACACATAATTTAGCACACGAAACCCATACTAAGAGAGTATAAATTAGTATAATACTCCGAATTTAAACCTTTCTTAGCATGAAATGAAATTCTTATTCTGTTACTCAGAATAGCTGCTACAAGGCCATCTGCTTCTCAtaaggccaactgtatcctgggctgcatcaaaagaagcatggctagcaggttgagggaggcgattctgcccctctactttgttcttgtgagactccacctggagtattgtgtccagttctggaatccccagcataagaaggacatagaACAGTTGGAAagagtctagaggagggctacgaagatgatcagagggctggagcacgtctgagaggacaggctgagagagttggggttgctccacctggagaagagaggctccaaggagacctcatagcaactttccagtacctaaaggaggcctccaagaaagctgcggagggactttttacaagggcacataagcataggatgagggggaatggctttaaattagaggggggcagatttagactagacattatgaagaaattcttcatgatgagggtggtgatgcacttgaacaagttgcccagggaagttgtggatgtcccctccctggaggtgttcaaagtcaggttggatggggctttgagcagcctggtctggtgggaggtggctctgctgggagttggaactggatgatctttaaggtctctctcaacccaaaccattctatgtttctatgataaTTTTTCGTGCGTGAAATTTAACTAATACTTTGCTAGCAAAGTGATATAACAAGTCATTGACAGAGATAGTAAATGTTGAAATACTAAATATGAGCTAAACATTAAATGTCTCAAGTAGCCAAGACCAGTACAGTTGGGAAGGAAGAAGTTTAAAAATGTAGCAGTTAAGTTGCCAGCAAAAATGCACTACCActcactgaaattaaattctgGACTGGATCATCTCATAACACATCTGTCATGATATGATCCTCAGTAACAGACTTGGatcaatggaaagaaaactgcctGAAACAAAGATAACTATAAGGAAGTAGCTGTAAACGAAATGGCAAGGATACAGGCATGATGCAGGTTTGCAAATATTGCTTATGTTCAAACAAAAGTATTTCCATAATGATAACTTTTAAAAAGGtaattgctatttattttatttacaaagaatGTACTCCTCAGTGCTAATTCAAAACAGACCCTTTCCACAATTCCAGTCCTGCAGATTAATGCCAAAAGCAAAACTCCCTGCAGAATAAGTCTGGGAGACTAAATTCCTCTGTTCCTATGTATTTCAGCACTGAAGACACCTGAAAAGAAGGGTACAACGGTTGTTTATTTCAGCAAGGTGTTTTGGTGGAAGATGGGGAATTTGATCTGTTGTATGAGGTTTTCCTTTCAGCCTGCTTTCCAGTTTAGCTATTATTTATTGCCATTGTTACCACGTCAAGCTATTAACCGTATCTGAATTCAGCCTTTGATAGTTGCTGGCACCTTAAGGAAATATTGTCTAATTAGAAGACCAAATTCCTGATGAAATCTTGTTTGAAATGCTGCAAGTGACTAAAAGAATTTGTTGAAAGGATAGTCAttagtgttaaaaaaaccccacaaacaatTTCTTTGCTCAGACGGCTGCATGTATTCGTGTTTCCCTTCTTTGTCTGAGGAGGAAGACAAGGTAGGTGAGGAGTAGTATAAAAGAATTTCTATTTTAACTGCTAAACCACAGAGACAGACCAGGAAGTTTCATTGTAGACAGGAAAAAGCCACACACTTCTGACTCAAGTTTCAGAAAAAGCCTTGATTTTGCACAAATGGCAGCTCTTGAAATACTGCTTGCTTTATTCTCTTATAGGACACACCCTCCTGTCTATGGAGACAATTATGTTTTCCCTTCTGATCAATGACATCTTTTTCCCGCCTCCTCTTTCTCTAGGGGGATTCTGGAGGACCACTGGTTACTCCAGACTCTAGACTGATGTGGTACCTCGTGGGAATAGTGAGCTGGGGAGATGAATGtgccaaaccaaacaaacctgGAGTTTACACACGAGTGACTTATTTCCGTGAATGGATTACCTCAAAAACTGGCATCTAAATCCAAAATCAAAAATGGATTTAACTACATAGACTACGTCTAATTCATATTTTCCTGTAATTCcgaaaggttatttttttagTACATATATTCCTATGTAGTTTTGGTTGAAGCAACCTTTGCCTGCAGTGAGCGCTATCTTTGCTGTCAGAGATCCTAACCCCTTGTGAATTCATAGTAAACATATGAGATTGCCTGTCTCATCTTTGAGCCTTGAAGCATTCTCATCTATCAGAAGTTACTGACATCATTAAATTAGCATTTAAAAGCTACTAATTTGCCTGctttataaatataaacattttccagggaaaaaaaaaaaaaggattttttttcagccacgGCCAATGTCTGAAGCTGAAGCTCAACCTTCTTCCTCCAGTGAAGTAAATGCTGTCACAGCTGTTTTTCTAGCAAAGCGAACTCTTGATTATTGTTCTTGTTAGAGACTATAATCTGCACATTTTGCAGCCAAGACCCTGGCTGCTCATCCTGCTTGGTGGCCTTAGTAGCCAACAGCGGATCAACCAAGACTGAAGGTAGGTCCCAGCTAAGGAAAATGACAATTTCTGTGCTTGCTATAAGTTggtaagaaaaagaggaaaagcttgATGTTCTTCTTTGGAATCATATttttaacaggatttttttttgtgtggattCAAGTTACTTGCAAGTGCTATTGTGGAAGCGTTTTATCACAATACTGTGTTGCTACCTCTGTACCAGTTGCTTTCTTGATCTACTCTGTTCAACTCATAATATGCCTAAGATACAAAAACATAAGCTCACCCCAATTTTTCCTCTAATACGTGTGTCCCCACAAACAATTTCTGTGGAAGGAAACACTGCATTTAGATTTatgctaaaggaaaaataagtatgCACCACAAATACACTGGGAAATACCTCTTCCATTCAAGAAATAGTGTGCTTTTTCAAGTGCATGCCAGCAAGTGGAAACCATCTTACTGCAAAGGAAGCAGTTAGTGATACTGTCTTGCTTCACTGATGGATTAATCTCTGCCATGAATGAATATGGTCCTGTCTTACGAGGCTGAAGAGTAATTTCATATTAAAGAACAGTCCTGATAAGAACTTCACTGTAAGTGCAATCCTTCTATGTTGACAAAGCAGTTTTCCTACCTCTGTGTGTGACATCTCATGGATTGCTGGTGGAAGGGGGTCTGGTGACATGACTCTATTACTGTCCCCTAGAGCCCAGACCTTCAATATCAGAATCCAAAATGTTACTCCAGTATTGTCTCCTGCAGTCTTCGAATGGCCAGCGGACTGCTTAGGCTGTAAATGCAGGACTTGCAGGATTCTGTATGAGACATAAAAGAAGCTGCAAACTCCACAGCTGAACCTGCTACAGCTGAAAAATTCTCTCAAAGTGTTCTGCTTCCCCTTTTGCTCAGGATtgggtctcccctcagccttcctACTGTGCAAGCTTTCCAATAATCAGCATCCCTGGGAATGAAATGCTTGACATTTCTTGAAGACTCACACCCTGAATTACAAGTCTACACATGGATGGAAAAGCCTAAGTTTAAGCTTTGGTGATGGAGGAGGGGGTTGCGTAATTAGGCCTCCTCCAGTCTTTCTATATATCTTTTGAATTTCAGTAAATGACAAGATGGCTTatctcagaaagaaatcaattgAAGGTTAAAGATAAGTTTTGGCTTTGAAATAGTAGTATATTTACTCTGATTTTCCAAGTccattataaaatgaaaaggctTGGGACGTTTAGGATGATAGTTAGATGCAGCAAATCAGTTTCCTTAATTTATTTATGAAGTTTGTAATTTATGCACTTTTGAGTTGCTGCTATTTTTCAATGAAGATTTTACTCTGTGTCAGGTTCAGTTACAAAATAGAAACTTCACGGAGTTTTGGATTCGGTCACCTGGAAGCACTGCTTTCTTTTACTGCTCAGGTCCCCTTCTTTTGAAGGTCtcctttggaaaataaatacatctatTCTTTTGTGCCTGTTATTGCTCTGAAAGTGAAATCATGTCAAGTGTCCTTACTTATAATCAGCTGTTGAATCGCAATTGAAGGTAAACAGTAGTTCACTTTCATAGATAGCTAAGGTTTTGGTTTGCACCTAGATCTCTTGTTTTGCCTAGCAAATGGAGAGGCAACCATAAGGAGTGAGGCCTAGATTAGATACAACCCCTACAAACTGGTTCCTACCTCACACTGCAAGTGACATGTATACGAGGTCCGATACAAAAACCCAAGACTAACCCTACAGCTTGAGAACCAAGAGcgggagaggagagacaaagagatggttatagaacatgttctaacctgtcacagtgagacaaggctcagcttgatCACTTCCCTCAGTATGAGTGGAcatgtgttcaaatacagacattttctcaCCCTTGGTCAGAAAAAGTTGGTGTGCGACagcccacaatgctttgtctatgaagcagtttttagctaataacaacaACACTGTGCTTGATCACCAACCCTGTTCACCAGAtctggctccctcttcccaaataTCAAGTTgttgctcaaaggaacccattcttttgttggtagaagatgtggAGGCAAAATCAATGGAGTCTTCAacaacctttcagaaaatgatctgcagaattgctttgaacattggcatCGTTGTATGCAGCTGTATGTCACCTCAGAGGAGAACTGTTTTGAAGATGATCATCGTTGATCTTTGtcatttgttaaataaaaagagttcgAGGCACTGTCTCGGGTGAAAGAGAGGTTTGTGTTGGACTTTGTATACAATAcctttaaaatgagaaaggcagcctttatttcagatattctCATGAGAAGCCAAACAGACAAGAGATGTGTGGAAGAATGTCTACCTTACTCAGGGAGCCCTGAGCCAGCCAGATGCacttttcacaatttttttagCAAACTGTCTGGCCTGGGTTCATCTTATACTCCATGtcagtgttttatttatgaagattctatttgttttctgccctagaataaagcaaagcaaatactgtgcaattaaagaaaagacTTTTAGAAACTTTTATTATTGTTGATGTTAAAATTTAGCAAGGATTTAAATAACACAAAGGTAATATGTTTCGTAacattaaaagtatttaaaacaattgttccttttttgtcctttttttttgcttaataatAATCAAGCTGAAAATCGTATATGATGCAAAGTAGACtaatctttcttattttgatatAAGAATATTATAAACCTGCAGCTCTCTGTTCATTCCCCATCTTAGGAATTGTTTATCTTTAACAGTGGTTGGAGCTTTTACAGATGTTTCAGCAAAGACAAGGTGGGACACCTGCTTttctaaaatactaaaaaatcAACTTCAATTAAGGTAGTGCTATGCAAATTTGTGAACAGATCTGAAGCTTCATCCAATAATCTACCACCTCACTTCTGGCCTTGGAAAAACTTGTAACATGGCATTACTGGAAATTGGCTGCAGGGTGGTCTATTCAGCTGATGTACCAATCCTTCTGAAATTCCCTAGGCAGATTGAAAGCATCAAGAAACGTGTTTCAAACTTCTGGTTATTCAAATCAGGTTGCTTGAGGCTTGCCCCATGCTAATTTTCAGCTTGGAGCACaagtaggaaagaaataagaggCTGATTGCACAAGGCCTATTCATGTGAGGAGGTCTGATTGAATGACATCAATCTGTCACCAGGACTCCTTATGTAAGTAAAGTTTGTAGAAACTCCAACTCCatatttgctgcttctgttaaCAAATTAGAAGAGCTGGAGCCAAAAGTTATTATTTAACCTGATTAATATTTCTCTGGCAACTCGCAGCCTGTGTTACAGATGCACATGCACGGAAAAACTGGCTCTCACTTTTGGAAATGCATTCATGCATTTATCAGTGTGGAATCAGCTTAAGTAATCGGTGCCCTTGTTTATCTGGATCAGAGCTTTGACAACAATGTTAACATATTTTCTAGGAAGCTGCCACTTGCAAGAGCACCTTTAAGTGAAAAGATCCTTTGGCTCACCCCACTGGGAAGCAGAAGTCCTTTTAAACATGCCAGCAAAGCACTCCTACACTGCATGTTGTGccaaaaaaaggagacaaagcCTTGCCAGTCAGCACCTCACTCCTGCGAGAGCCGTTGGTAACCCATAGCCAATGGCAGGATGTCTGGAAACCCACTGCAGGATGTTGGTGTAAATTTAAGGTCATTTCTGCATCGGCCTGTTGGCCTTAGtactttaaaataacacatttttatgGAGAAAACTAGATAGAGTTTTGTC
Proteins encoded in this window:
- the LOC104064698 gene encoding transmembrane protease serine 11E-like isoform X1; amino-acid sequence: MKDLHSTPLSSRHTSQCDSCVFQQHSLPSPDFSQAFAGGQKGYQSYRDLPWDLQKISQPAIKTRHLEPWKIALIVIGSAVAAAITIGLLIYFLAYDEQLFYYSGNIKITNIRYNNELSRQSSGRFRDLSERVERLIDKTFYNSILRKKFIRSRLIRVSPDADGVMAEALLTFWFSSTDSREALRERVERILRRGLKKYKGPLRIHVRSSTVSNLEAKRAEALFNDICGLRQNGSVKSIAKSSSLRIVGGLSTAETGDWPWQASLQYNNIHRCGATLISNTWLVSAAHCFRDLGHPQKWTATFGALLKPPSLKRPVRTIIIHEKYRYPEHDYDIALVQLSKRVEFTSNIHRVCLPEPTQTFPYNIYAVITGWGALTNDGPTPNALQEATVKLIDSNTCNRKEVYDGDITPRMLCAGYLEGGVDACQGDSGGPLVTPDSRLMWYLVGIVSWGDECAKPNKPGVYTRVTYFREWITSKTGI
- the LOC104064698 gene encoding transmembrane protease serine 11A-like isoform X2 — translated: MKDLHSTPLSSRHTSQCDSCVFQQHSLPSPDFSQAFAGGQKGYQSYRDLPWDLQKISQPAIKTRHLEPWKIALIVIGSAVAAAITIGLLIYFLAYDEQLFYYSGNIKITNIRYNNELSRQSSGRFRDLSERVERLIDKTFYNSILRKKFIRSRLIRVSPDADGVMAEALLTFWFSSTDSREALRERVERILRRGLKKYKGPLRIHVRSSTVSICGLRQNGSVKSIAKSSSLRIVGGLSTAETGDWPWQASLQYNNIHRCGATLISNTWLVSAAHCFRDLGHPQKWTATFGALLKPPSLKRPVRTIIIHEKYRYPEHDYDIALVQLSKRVEFTSNIHRVCLPEPTQTFPYNIYAVITGWGALTNDGPTPNALQEATVKLIDSNTCNRKEVYDGDITPRMLCAGYLEGGVDACQGDSGGPLVTPDSRLMWYLVGIVSWGDECAKPNKPGVYTRVTYFREWITSKTGI